The Sphingomonas sp. So64.6b genome includes a region encoding these proteins:
- a CDS encoding urea amidolyase associated protein UAAP2: MSVDPHLSGLSGTVVHDVVVPARAPWLYHVAAGQTLRIIDLEGNQAVDFLLYAADDDAERYSAQDTVAAQGNLFLREGTVLRSNEGRPMMTIAATSVDYHDTIGGACSCESNTLRYGHHTKAEHACVENFLEANLSEGRGKRDIVSNINFFMNVPVEEDGSLGIVDGISAPGLTVDLRAEMDVIVVVSNCPQINNPCNGFNPTPVRMIVTA; encoded by the coding sequence ATGAGCGTTGATCCCCACCTGTCCGGCCTTTCCGGCACCGTCGTCCACGACGTGGTCGTGCCCGCGCGGGCGCCTTGGCTGTATCATGTCGCGGCCGGCCAGACCCTCCGAATCATTGATCTGGAGGGCAACCAGGCCGTCGATTTTCTTCTCTACGCCGCCGACGATGATGCGGAACGCTACAGCGCGCAGGACACGGTTGCAGCGCAAGGCAATCTGTTCCTTCGCGAGGGGACGGTGCTGCGATCGAATGAAGGCCGGCCGATGATGACCATCGCCGCCACTTCGGTCGACTATCACGACACGATCGGCGGCGCATGCTCGTGTGAATCCAACACGCTGCGTTATGGTCATCACACCAAGGCCGAGCATGCCTGTGTGGAAAACTTCCTCGAAGCGAACCTCTCCGAAGGGAGAGGCAAGCGCGACATAGTCTCCAACATCAATTTCTTCATGAACGTGCCGGTCGAAGAGGACGGCTCACTCGGGATCGTCGACGGGATATCCGCGCCCGGGCTGACCGTGGACCTGCGCGCGGAGATGGATGTCATCGTCGTCGTCTCCAACTGCCCGCAGATCAATAATCCCTGCAACGGGTTCAACCCAACGCCCGTGCGCATGATCGTGACCGCATGA
- the uca gene encoding urea carboxylase has product MTFHTVLIANRGAIATRIIRTLRRMGLRSVAVYSEADEGSLHVSQADEAVCIGSARASESYLNIAAILEAARRTGAGAIHPGYGFLAENVDFAEACAAAGIVFIGPTPDNIRTFGLKHSARALAAAHDVPLAPGTDLLTDEAEAVLAAQDIGFPVILKATAGGGGIGMRICEDQEAVREGFAAVARQGLGNFGDAGVFLERYVRRARHIEVQIFGDGKGRIMPLGERDCSLQRRNQKVVEEAPAPLLPDTVRHDLIAAAVRLGEAAQYRSAGTVEFLYDAGREEFFFLEMNTRLQVEHGVTEEVMGIDLVEWMIRGGAEDFAFLDAEPPRPQGHSVQVRLYAEDPALDYRPTSGTLTAVEFPADIRVETWCMAGSTVSAWYDPMLAKLIVHAPTRAEAVLAAQAAVGQSRVDGMETNLRWLRDVVRSPAFVSGEVSTRVLDDIAYSPRSIRVITGGTATTVQDWPGRQRLWAVGVPPSGPMDDQSFRLGNRLLGNPEGTAGLEVTFTGPTLSFIAPARICMTGADFGATLDGVPLPRGAAIDVGAGQTLVLGRASGGGMRGYLLVAGGFDIAPYLGSRSTFELGQFGGHAARRLLAGDTLHLAGEATEEPLPSVKLPDLSTDWTIRVLYGPHGAPDFFTDEDIDVIVAAEWQVHYNSNRTGVRLVGPKPRWARADGGEAGLHPSNIHDNPYAIGAVDFTGDMPIILGPDGPSLGGFVCPFVVIAADRWKIGQLVPGDKIRFEPVNIGDATMADTLQRKLIATGMMPGLGSARPLDTLSPILAEIAERPRSPRTVYRQQGDRNILVEYGPIVLDIELRIRVHALMTELERLALPGIVDIVPGIRSLQVHFDGAVMNQRAALAALIAAEERLGDLEDFTIPSRIVHLPLSWRDPATIETIEKYMGAVRADAPWCPDNIEFIRRINGLPDVAAVENLIFEANYLVLGLGDVYLGAPVATPVDPRHRLVTTKYNPARTWTPPNVVGIGGAYMCIYGMEGPGGYQLFGRTIQVWNTHRQTDAFIEGKPWLLRFFDQIRFYPVSADELTDWRRDFPTGRRSIRIEESEFRLTDYRAFLAQNAEPIATFEAQRQVAFEEERSEWQRRGEFDRITDLTEAEAPQAGLVDIPDGADLVEAPFGGSVWKLLVAVGDEVKAGDTIAVLEAMKMECAVGSPTAGTVAALYVRETQSLQPGAPMVALTRHI; this is encoded by the coding sequence ATGACCTTCCATACCGTTCTGATCGCCAACCGGGGTGCGATCGCTACCCGCATCATCCGCACGCTGCGGCGCATGGGCCTGCGCTCGGTCGCGGTATATTCCGAAGCGGATGAGGGCTCGCTCCACGTTTCTCAGGCGGACGAGGCTGTTTGCATCGGCAGCGCGCGGGCATCGGAGAGCTATCTCAATATCGCCGCGATCTTGGAAGCGGCACGCAGGACGGGCGCCGGCGCGATCCATCCGGGATATGGCTTCCTCGCGGAGAATGTGGACTTCGCGGAGGCCTGCGCTGCCGCCGGCATCGTGTTCATCGGCCCCACACCGGACAATATTCGTACCTTCGGCCTGAAGCACAGCGCACGCGCGCTCGCCGCCGCCCATGACGTTCCGCTAGCGCCTGGCACGGACCTGCTCACGGATGAAGCCGAAGCGGTGCTGGCCGCGCAGGATATCGGTTTCCCGGTGATCCTGAAGGCGACCGCGGGTGGCGGCGGCATCGGCATGCGTATCTGTGAGGACCAGGAGGCCGTCCGCGAAGGATTCGCCGCCGTGGCCCGCCAAGGCCTGGGCAATTTCGGCGATGCGGGCGTCTTCCTTGAGCGGTATGTCAGGCGAGCCCGGCACATCGAGGTGCAGATATTCGGCGATGGCAAGGGCCGGATCATGCCGCTGGGCGAACGCGATTGTTCGCTTCAGCGCCGCAACCAGAAAGTCGTTGAGGAGGCGCCGGCACCGTTGCTGCCCGATACTGTGCGCCATGACCTCATCGCGGCCGCCGTCCGGCTTGGCGAGGCGGCGCAATACCGGTCGGCGGGTACGGTCGAGTTCCTCTACGACGCCGGGCGTGAAGAGTTCTTCTTCCTGGAGATGAACACCCGCCTCCAGGTCGAGCACGGTGTCACCGAGGAAGTGATGGGCATCGACCTCGTCGAATGGATGATCCGCGGTGGGGCCGAGGATTTCGCCTTCCTCGATGCCGAGCCGCCCAGGCCGCAGGGACATTCCGTCCAGGTCCGCCTTTATGCGGAAGATCCGGCGCTCGACTATCGCCCCACGTCCGGCACGCTGACCGCCGTCGAATTTCCCGCCGACATCCGGGTCGAGACATGGTGCATGGCGGGCAGCACGGTCAGCGCCTGGTACGACCCGATGCTGGCAAAGTTGATCGTACACGCGCCGACCCGCGCGGAAGCGGTTCTAGCCGCGCAGGCGGCCGTCGGGCAAAGCCGCGTGGACGGCATGGAGACGAACCTGCGATGGCTCCGCGACGTGGTGCGATCGCCGGCATTCGTCAGTGGCGAGGTTTCGACCCGCGTCCTTGACGATATCGCCTACAGCCCGCGCAGCATCCGAGTGATCACCGGCGGCACGGCGACCACCGTGCAGGATTGGCCGGGCCGACAAAGGCTTTGGGCGGTTGGGGTCCCGCCATCCGGGCCGATGGACGACCAGTCCTTTCGTCTCGGCAACCGGTTGCTCGGAAACCCTGAAGGAACGGCGGGCCTGGAGGTCACCTTCACAGGCCCGACACTGTCCTTTATCGCGCCTGCGCGCATCTGCATGACGGGGGCGGACTTCGGCGCGACGCTGGATGGCGTTCCGCTTCCGCGCGGCGCGGCGATCGATGTCGGTGCGGGGCAGACGCTGGTCCTTGGCCGCGCCTCGGGCGGCGGCATGCGGGGCTATTTGCTCGTCGCGGGCGGGTTCGACATCGCGCCTTATCTCGGCAGCCGCAGCACGTTCGAGCTAGGCCAGTTCGGCGGCCATGCCGCCCGCCGGCTGTTGGCTGGCGACACGCTGCATCTGGCTGGCGAAGCGACCGAGGAGCCTCTCCCTTCGGTGAAACTCCCCGATCTGTCGACTGACTGGACCATAAGAGTCCTTTATGGCCCGCACGGCGCCCCCGACTTCTTCACGGACGAGGATATCGACGTGATCGTGGCTGCCGAGTGGCAGGTCCATTACAACAGCAATCGTACCGGCGTCCGCCTTGTCGGACCCAAGCCGCGATGGGCCCGCGCGGATGGCGGCGAGGCGGGCCTGCACCCCTCCAACATCCACGATAATCCCTATGCGATCGGCGCCGTCGACTTCACCGGCGACATGCCGATCATCCTCGGCCCGGACGGCCCATCTCTCGGCGGTTTCGTCTGCCCCTTCGTGGTCATTGCCGCCGATCGCTGGAAGATCGGCCAGCTGGTCCCCGGCGACAAGATCCGTTTCGAACCGGTCAACATCGGCGATGCGACCATGGCGGACACCTTGCAGCGCAAGCTGATCGCAACGGGTATGATGCCCGGGTTGGGTTCCGCCCGGCCCCTGGACACACTTTCCCCCATTCTTGCCGAGATCGCCGAACGGCCGCGCAGCCCGCGAACCGTCTATCGCCAGCAGGGCGACCGGAACATTCTCGTCGAATATGGGCCGATCGTGCTGGACATCGAGCTCCGCATTCGGGTGCACGCTCTGATGACGGAGCTGGAGCGGCTCGCGTTGCCCGGCATCGTCGATATCGTGCCAGGCATCCGCTCGCTGCAGGTCCATTTCGATGGTGCGGTGATGAACCAGCGTGCCGCGCTGGCCGCGCTGATCGCCGCCGAGGAGCGGCTAGGGGACCTTGAGGACTTCACCATCCCCTCTCGCATCGTCCATCTTCCGCTGAGCTGGCGCGATCCGGCGACGATCGAGACGATCGAGAAATACATGGGCGCGGTCCGGGCCGACGCGCCTTGGTGCCCGGACAACATCGAATTCATCCGGCGGATCAATGGCCTGCCCGACGTCGCTGCGGTCGAGAACCTGATCTTTGAGGCGAACTACCTCGTGCTGGGCCTTGGCGATGTCTATCTCGGTGCGCCCGTAGCAACGCCGGTCGATCCGCGGCACCGACTCGTCACGACCAAATATAATCCCGCCCGTACCTGGACGCCGCCCAACGTCGTAGGCATCGGCGGTGCCTATATGTGCATCTATGGCATGGAAGGTCCGGGCGGCTATCAGCTCTTCGGCCGAACCATTCAGGTCTGGAACACCCATCGCCAGACCGACGCCTTTATCGAAGGAAAACCGTGGCTGCTGCGGTTCTTCGATCAAATCCGCTTCTATCCCGTGAGTGCGGATGAACTCACCGACTGGCGCCGCGACTTTCCAACCGGCCGGCGCTCGATCCGAATCGAGGAATCGGAATTCCGTCTCACCGATTACCGCGCCTTCCTCGCGCAGAATGCGGAGCCGATTGCAACTTTCGAAGCGCAGCGACAGGTCGCGTTCGAGGAGGAGCGCAGCGAGTGGCAGCGGCGTGGCGAGTTCGACCGGATCACCGACCTGACTGAGGCCGAGGCGCCTCAGGCCGGTCTCGTCGATATCCCCGATGGCGCCGACCTGGTCGAGGCGCCTTTCGGCGGGAGCGTCTGGAAGCTGCTCGTTGCGGTCGGAGACGAAGTGAAGGCCGGCGATACGATCGCCGTTCTCGAAGCGATGAAGATGGAATGCGCTGTCGGCAGTCCCACGGCGGGAACGGTCGCGGCGCTTTACGTCCGGGAGACCCAGTCGCTCCAACCCGGCGCGCCGATGGTGGCGCTTACGAGGCATATATGA
- the atzF gene encoding allophanate hydrolase: MTMVDRRGAVAIAAAVNAGRTSAVAVAEETMARIVSYDAVQPQIWISRATPEELIVAARAVDARVAAGDVLPLAGVPFAVKDNIDVAGFETTAACPAFAYHPNVSATVVERLLTAGALCVGKTNLDQFATGLNGTRSPYGSPRNAYNLAYVSGGSSAGSSVAVAAGLVPFALGTDTAGSGRVPAAFQHLIGFKPSKGRWSTRGLVPACRTLDCITVFTDDTADARLVDQVIAAFDPADPYSKALANRPLGRKTVGVPRRDQRVWFGDAESEYLYDSALEKLAGLADVVEIDMAPLKETAQLLYSGPWVAERTAAMAGILADNPEAVDATVRAVVEPGAAMSAVDLFNGIYRLAELKRNADTLWREIDMLAFPTTGTTYRVAELLAAPVALNSNLGLYTNFVNLLDMAAVAVPAGIRTNATGFGITLIGPADSDVALLDAADAYISAADLSSPPPLDLEGKMQTVKLAVVGAHLKDMPLHWQLTSREAKFVGAFDTAPTYRLYAMADSVPPKPALVHSEDGGAIAVEVYELGVAEFGSFVAEVPAPLAIGTVTLADGSSVKGFVAEPRALTNAEDITSLGAWRTYIAQRG; the protein is encoded by the coding sequence ATGACCATGGTGGATCGTCGCGGCGCGGTCGCGATCGCGGCCGCCGTCAACGCGGGGCGGACGAGCGCTGTCGCGGTGGCCGAGGAGACGATGGCGCGCATCGTCTCCTATGATGCCGTGCAGCCGCAGATCTGGATCAGCCGGGCGACACCGGAAGAACTCATCGTGGCGGCCCGCGCCGTCGATGCGCGCGTGGCGGCCGGAGACGTCCTGCCACTGGCCGGCGTCCCGTTCGCGGTGAAGGACAATATCGATGTCGCGGGGTTCGAGACCACGGCTGCCTGCCCAGCGTTCGCCTATCATCCCAATGTCTCCGCCACGGTCGTAGAGCGGTTGCTGACGGCCGGCGCCCTGTGCGTCGGCAAGACCAATCTCGATCAGTTCGCCACTGGCCTGAACGGCACGCGCAGCCCCTATGGTAGTCCTCGCAACGCCTATAATCTCGCTTATGTCAGCGGCGGATCGAGCGCGGGCTCGTCGGTCGCAGTGGCGGCCGGGCTGGTGCCTTTCGCGCTTGGGACCGATACTGCCGGTTCGGGCCGCGTTCCTGCGGCCTTTCAGCATCTGATCGGCTTCAAGCCGAGCAAGGGTCGCTGGAGCACGCGCGGCCTGGTGCCGGCATGCCGCACGCTCGACTGCATCACTGTTTTTACCGACGATACAGCGGACGCCCGCCTCGTCGATCAGGTGATAGCGGCCTTCGATCCGGCCGACCCCTATTCCAAGGCGCTGGCGAACCGACCGCTCGGGCGCAAGACCGTCGGCGTCCCGCGCCGTGACCAGCGTGTCTGGTTCGGCGATGCCGAATCCGAATATCTCTACGACAGCGCATTGGAGAAGCTCGCGGGCCTGGCGGACGTCGTCGAGATCGACATGGCGCCGCTCAAAGAGACCGCGCAGCTCCTGTATAGCGGCCCCTGGGTGGCCGAACGGACCGCCGCCATGGCGGGCATTCTGGCCGACAATCCCGAGGCCGTCGATGCGACTGTCCGCGCCGTGGTCGAGCCGGGTGCGGCGATGAGCGCCGTCGATCTGTTCAACGGCATCTATCGCCTGGCCGAGCTCAAGCGCAATGCCGACACGCTCTGGAGAGAAATCGACATGCTGGCGTTCCCGACGACCGGCACGACCTACCGCGTCGCGGAGCTTCTGGCGGCGCCAGTCGCGCTCAACAGCAATCTTGGCCTCTACACCAATTTCGTGAACCTGCTGGACATGGCCGCCGTCGCCGTACCGGCCGGGATCCGCACCAATGCCACCGGCTTTGGCATCACGCTGATCGGCCCGGCGGACAGCGACGTCGCGTTGCTGGACGCGGCGGATGCGTACATCTCCGCAGCGGATCTTTCGTCACCACCACCACTCGACCTGGAGGGTAAAATGCAGACCGTGAAACTCGCCGTTGTCGGCGCTCATCTGAAGGATATGCCGCTTCATTGGCAACTTACCTCCCGGGAGGCCAAGTTCGTCGGCGCTTTCGACACCGCGCCGACCTACCGGCTCTACGCCATGGCGGACAGCGTGCCGCCCAAGCCCGCGCTGGTGCATAGCGAGGATGGCGGGGCGATCGCAGTCGAGGTCTATGAGCTGGGCGTAGCCGAATTCGGCAGCTTCGTCGCCGAGGTGCCGGCACCGCTCGCGATCGGCACGGTGACGCTGGCCGATGGCAGTAGCGTGAAGGGCTTCGTCGCCGAGCCGCGCGCGCTGACCAATGCCGAGGACATCACCAGCCTCGGCGCGTGGCGCACCTACATCGCGCAGCGCGGTTGA
- a CDS encoding YncE family protein → MAAAAGCTSIASAAGAQTEQVITVPGFADFLAVDGDTVWTTNAGRVERWSRQGKLAEVAMSKPCGAMTIFRHALWVADCKDGTIVRIDTRTAQKIATIPTGIANPAGELNVVAGAGSIWVASDEKGVVARIDPRSNRVTASITVDPGTYYLAFGHGSLWAVSSKGQSVQRIDPRTNTVVKRTSLGKEPGFLAAGAGAVWVQEQGDGTVARIDPRSGEISGRVKVGAALKYGDIDTGGRMVWLRTTEDQTFAVIDPKTLTVRTRVGKPEGSGALRYTHAGLWTSAHDVHTLTWWPKPAQFKK, encoded by the coding sequence ATGGCGGCGGCAGCGGGCTGCACCTCGATTGCGTCTGCTGCAGGAGCACAGACCGAGCAGGTCATAACCGTGCCCGGATTCGCTGACTTTCTGGCGGTCGATGGCGATACGGTCTGGACGACGAATGCTGGACGGGTCGAGCGCTGGTCCAGACAGGGCAAGCTTGCCGAGGTGGCCATGTCGAAGCCCTGCGGCGCGATGACCATATTTCGCCATGCCCTGTGGGTCGCCGACTGCAAGGACGGCACAATCGTTCGGATCGACACGCGCACGGCGCAGAAGATCGCCACGATCCCCACCGGGATCGCCAATCCTGCCGGGGAGCTCAACGTGGTGGCAGGGGCGGGATCGATTTGGGTCGCAAGCGACGAAAAGGGCGTGGTGGCCCGTATCGATCCCCGGAGCAACCGCGTGACGGCGTCGATCACGGTGGATCCCGGAACCTATTATCTCGCATTCGGCCATGGGTCGCTCTGGGCAGTCAGCAGCAAAGGCCAATCCGTTCAGCGCATCGATCCGCGGACGAACACGGTCGTCAAGCGCACCAGTCTGGGCAAGGAACCCGGCTTCCTTGCTGCCGGCGCGGGCGCGGTTTGGGTCCAGGAGCAGGGCGACGGCACCGTCGCTCGCATCGATCCGCGGAGCGGCGAGATATCCGGCCGCGTCAAGGTCGGCGCGGCGCTGAAATATGGGGACATCGACACGGGTGGCCGAATGGTGTGGCTGCGGACCACCGAGGATCAAACCTTCGCCGTGATCGATCCGAAAACACTGACGGTTCGTACCCGTGTGGGAAAGCCGGAAGGTAGCGGCGCGCTACGCTACACGCACGCGGGCCTGTGGACGTCGGCCCATGATGTCCACACGCTAACCTGGTGGCCCAAGCCTGCGCAGTTCAAAAAATGA
- a CDS encoding UrcA family protein, whose protein sequence is MKIGLMALAAFALATSASAGATDNPFAQDKATLNLKGLDLSTADGQQRLAIRMDQAARAVCGERLASVHLALERQAQDCRTAVIADVRAQIETRTAHAAIASPVHLASAR, encoded by the coding sequence ATGAAAATTGGCCTCATGGCCCTGGCCGCATTCGCCCTGGCGACCTCAGCATCCGCAGGCGCCACTGACAATCCCTTCGCCCAGGACAAGGCGACGCTCAATCTCAAGGGGCTCGATCTCTCGACCGCCGACGGGCAACAGCGCCTCGCCATCCGTATGGATCAGGCCGCGCGCGCGGTATGTGGCGAGCGTCTCGCGAGCGTGCACCTTGCCCTCGAACGTCAGGCGCAAGACTGCCGCACCGCAGTGATTGCGGATGTCCGCGCCCAGATCGAAACCCGCACTGCGCATGCCGCGATCGCTTCGCCGGTCCACTTGGCGTCCGCGCGCTAA
- a CDS encoding tetratricopeptide repeat-containing sulfotransferase family protein, with the protein MTAARSGQISAARRALSRGDVNATHQFAAMLVAEDPKDAEGHFLLGIAESSAGRVQTGIQHVGKAVALDPQGEYRAQLAKLFTLIRRDGDAAATLHDAEQALPSDALSRDTMGCVYARLGDHLAALTHFTEAVRLEPRNTEYRYNLAATFNFLGRTDEADAALETLIALAPGDARAHHLLAGLRKQTLERNHLERLVRTHAGSRDGHGRLLLGYAMAKELEDIGQPDEALDRLCAANAEHRRTLPYAFARDAAVFDAIEANWLKQASPPAPEPPSDAPIFIIGMPRTGTTLVDRILSSHPDVESAGELQAMPLAVKKAAGTRSPTVIDPETIAAAAISDMGAVGRDYLQRARHHRRDPALRFTDKFPGNFLYAGLIAQALPSATIVCLRRHPMDTVLSNFRNLFAVSSRYYDYSYDLLDIAAYYARFDRLMSLWRKALPGRVIEVRYEDLVADQEEETRQLLAHCGLAWSDDCLSFHTNQAPVSTPSAAQVRRPIYQDSVARWKRHAAVLEPVQRFFENAGIDLD; encoded by the coding sequence ATGACAGCCGCGCGCTCGGGGCAGATCAGCGCGGCGCGGCGCGCGCTTTCCCGGGGTGATGTCAATGCGACCCACCAGTTTGCCGCGATGCTGGTGGCCGAAGATCCCAAGGACGCCGAAGGCCACTTTCTCCTCGGCATCGCAGAATCGAGCGCCGGGCGCGTTCAGACCGGAATCCAGCATGTTGGCAAGGCGGTGGCGCTCGATCCGCAGGGCGAATACCGTGCGCAGCTGGCCAAGCTCTTCACGCTTATTCGCCGCGACGGCGATGCGGCCGCGACGCTCCACGATGCCGAGCAGGCGCTACCCAGCGATGCGCTCAGCCGCGATACGATGGGCTGCGTCTATGCCCGCCTCGGCGACCACCTGGCTGCGCTCACCCATTTTACCGAAGCGGTGCGGCTAGAACCCCGAAACACCGAATATCGCTACAATTTGGCGGCGACCTTCAACTTTCTGGGCCGGACCGACGAGGCAGACGCCGCGCTGGAGACGCTGATCGCGCTGGCGCCGGGTGATGCCCGCGCCCATCATCTCCTCGCCGGGCTGCGCAAGCAGACGCTGGAGCGAAATCACCTCGAGCGGCTCGTTCGAACACATGCCGGGTCGCGGGACGGGCACGGGAGACTGCTGCTCGGCTATGCAATGGCGAAGGAGCTGGAGGATATCGGCCAGCCGGACGAGGCGCTGGACAGGCTTTGTGCCGCGAATGCCGAACATCGCAGGACGCTGCCTTACGCCTTCGCACGTGATGCCGCGGTGTTCGACGCAATCGAAGCGAACTGGCTGAAGCAGGCGTCGCCGCCCGCCCCCGAGCCGCCCTCCGACGCACCGATCTTCATCATCGGCATGCCGCGCACCGGCACGACGCTGGTCGACCGTATCCTCTCGTCGCATCCGGACGTCGAAAGCGCGGGCGAGTTACAGGCCATGCCTCTCGCGGTGAAGAAGGCGGCGGGCACACGCAGCCCGACGGTCATTGACCCCGAAACGATCGCCGCGGCTGCGATCAGCGATATGGGGGCGGTCGGGCGCGACTATCTGCAGCGTGCACGTCACCACCGACGCGACCCCGCCCTCAGGTTCACGGACAAGTTTCCGGGCAATTTTCTTTATGCGGGGCTCATCGCGCAGGCGCTGCCCTCGGCCACGATCGTCTGCCTGCGCCGCCATCCCATGGACACCGTGCTCAGCAATTTTCGCAACCTGTTTGCGGTCAGCTCGCGCTACTACGACTATAGCTACGACCTTCTCGACATCGCCGCCTATTATGCCCGCTTCGATCGGCTAATGAGCCTGTGGCGCAAGGCCCTGCCCGGCCGCGTGATCGAAGTGCGTTACGAGGATCTGGTCGCCGACCAGGAAGAGGAAACCCGGCAGCTCCTGGCCCATTGCGGACTCGCATGGTCGGACGACTGCCTGTCGTTCCATACCAACCAGGCCCCCGTCTCGACCCCGAGCGCCGCGCAGGTCCGCCGACCGATTTACCAGGACTCGGTTGCGCGGTGGAAGCGGCACGCGGCGGTTCTGGAGCCGGTCCAACGCTTCTTCGAAAACGCCGGCATCGATCTCGACTGA
- a CDS encoding sterol desaturase family protein — protein sequence MQSMKNKVFNLIPPAMIAMVLMFWAFGPEALLKNPWTLVGVSPLITITVLLLELVNERHAGWRMNRQEFFTDLFYVVLSATVISWIAEKVAEDPLTAIKASLGISTEWAMHLPWLAQVALVIFLIEFGQYWMHRLMHNWHPFWLTHAPHHHITQLNAAKGAVGNPIELFLITLSVIALFDLDKTAMFAAFGTTAVVSTFAHANVRADPPIWYSFFFTTIRHHSLHHSTDYDSTRSNYGNSLILLDRIFGTCRDGEGVFVGQDDRKRLSIREQTLFPFQSMIDAYKTRRAASGSTNGLPASGPLELGDIPAGDARDSVKGTATA from the coding sequence ATGCAAAGCATGAAGAACAAGGTCTTCAACCTGATTCCGCCCGCGATGATTGCGATGGTGCTGATGTTCTGGGCATTCGGTCCCGAGGCGTTGCTCAAGAACCCATGGACGCTGGTCGGGGTGTCGCCCCTCATCACAATAACGGTCCTGCTGCTCGAGCTGGTCAACGAGCGGCATGCCGGGTGGCGCATGAACAGGCAGGAGTTCTTCACGGACCTGTTTTATGTCGTCCTGAGTGCAACCGTAATATCGTGGATCGCCGAGAAGGTGGCCGAAGACCCTTTGACGGCCATCAAGGCTTCACTGGGCATTTCCACCGAATGGGCCATGCATCTGCCCTGGCTCGCGCAGGTCGCCCTGGTGATCTTCCTTATCGAGTTCGGCCAATACTGGATGCACCGGCTGATGCATAATTGGCATCCATTCTGGCTGACCCATGCGCCGCATCATCACATCACGCAGTTGAATGCCGCAAAGGGCGCCGTCGGTAATCCCATCGAGCTCTTTCTCATCACCCTCAGCGTGATTGCACTGTTCGACCTGGATAAAACTGCCATGTTCGCTGCATTCGGTACCACGGCTGTTGTGTCGACGTTCGCCCATGCCAATGTGCGCGCCGACCCGCCGATCTGGTATTCGTTCTTCTTCACGACGATCCGGCACCACAGCCTGCATCATTCGACCGACTATGACAGCACCCGGTCCAACTACGGCAATTCGCTGATCCTGCTTGATCGCATATTCGGCACCTGTCGCGACGGCGAAGGCGTGTTCGTGGGTCAGGACGATCGCAAGCGCTTGTCGATCCGGGAGCAGACACTGTTCCCGTTCCAGTCGATGATCGATGCCTACAAGACCCGACGGGCAGCATCCGGGTCTACCAATGGACTACCTGCGAGCGGACCGCTGGAGCTTGGCGATATCCCTGCCGGCGATGCCCGGGATAGCGTGAAAGGCACGGCCACCGCATGA
- a CDS encoding LysR family transcriptional regulator, with protein MSDPTPFTDKKFASRVDWNLMRTFVDIVRAGGIGAAARQLNRQQPSISAALKRLEEHVGASLLRRTATGVEMTAAGKAMMALCEDMLESARMMPHQIAQATKRVEGIVRIQIVSGLVSIEFDEAIASFHRRNPEIHIEIRVSPWRQVLDALERGEVEIGVGYDNGVRGSLMYEPLLVERQQLYCARSHPYFGYRASRFNELKDEGFVLTGDDEIELITQLRRRYRLGTKVNGLAEDINEARRLIVHGVGIGFLPIYVAEDDVAKGKLWPMLHADFEPFYDIFLLARSQPARDTATQLFWDEVIRRIRAQHRS; from the coding sequence ATGAGCGATCCGACGCCGTTCACCGACAAGAAATTCGCGAGCCGTGTCGACTGGAACCTGATGCGGACCTTCGTGGACATCGTCCGCGCCGGCGGCATCGGGGCGGCCGCACGGCAACTCAACCGACAGCAGCCGAGCATCAGCGCCGCGCTCAAACGGCTCGAGGAGCATGTCGGAGCCAGCCTCCTGCGCCGCACCGCCACCGGCGTAGAGATGACTGCGGCGGGCAAGGCGATGATGGCACTGTGCGAGGACATGCTGGAATCGGCCAGGATGATGCCGCACCAGATCGCGCAAGCGACCAAGCGCGTCGAAGGCATTGTCCGCATCCAGATCGTATCCGGGCTTGTGTCGATCGAGTTCGACGAGGCCATTGCCAGCTTTCACCGGCGCAATCCCGAAATCCACATCGAGATCCGGGTTTCGCCGTGGCGTCAGGTGCTCGATGCGCTCGAGCGGGGCGAAGTGGAGATTGGCGTCGGCTACGACAACGGCGTCCGCGGAAGTCTGATGTACGAGCCGTTGCTCGTGGAGCGCCAGCAGCTCTATTGTGCGCGGAGCCATCCCTATTTTGGCTATCGCGCGAGCCGGTTCAACGAACTCAAGGATGAGGGGTTCGTGCTGACCGGCGATGACGAGATCGAATTGATCACCCAGCTGCGTCGTCGTTATCGGCTGGGCACAAAGGTAAACGGGCTGGCGGAGGACATAAACGAGGCGCGTCGCTTGATCGTTCACGGGGTTGGCATCGGGTTCCTCCCGATCTATGTTGCCGAGGATGATGTGGCCAAGGGGAAGCTCTGGCCGATGCTCCATGCCGACTTCGAGCCGTTCTACGATATTTTTCTCCTCGCACGCTCCCAGCCGGCGCGGGACACCGCAACGCAGCTTTTTTGGGACGAGGTCATCAGGCGTATCCGCGCGCAGCATAGGTCATAG